From a region of the Coprococcus comes ATCC 27758 genome:
- a CDS encoding M23 family metallopeptidase — translation MKKRLERRSLLLLFLLLIFCVAASIQINEKAKKNRLNLKTGSTEEFRKLGMEEAFFQVLAKTDHEKRGRLYAIYFLENSLFPQDNEKELFEKWSEKEEWKSFEKICTALWNDIRYFPVPESPKHPQYQVSFVDSWMGERTYGGKRGHEGCDLMASKDIPGLYPVVSMTDGVVSARGWLEKGGYRIGITAPSGAYFYYAHLDSYGSYQEGDEVKAGDIIGFMGNTGYGPEGTKGMFATHLHLGIYLYPDGEETSYNPYWILRLAGEKKLSCSF, via the coding sequence TTGAAAAAAAGACTGGAACGCAGATCGCTTCTGCTCCTTTTTTTATTGCTGATTTTTTGCGTGGCAGCAAGTATACAGATCAACGAGAAAGCTAAAAAAAACCGATTGAACCTAAAAACAGGAAGCACAGAAGAATTCAGAAAGCTTGGGATGGAGGAGGCGTTTTTCCAGGTTCTTGCGAAGACAGATCATGAAAAAAGAGGAAGACTTTATGCCATTTATTTTCTGGAAAACAGCCTGTTTCCACAGGATAACGAAAAAGAGCTGTTTGAAAAATGGTCGGAAAAAGAAGAGTGGAAATCTTTTGAAAAGATCTGTACAGCTCTTTGGAATGATATCCGCTATTTTCCTGTTCCGGAATCACCGAAACATCCACAGTATCAGGTATCTTTTGTGGACAGCTGGATGGGAGAGCGCACCTACGGAGGAAAAAGGGGACATGAAGGCTGTGATCTGATGGCATCGAAAGATATCCCCGGTCTCTATCCTGTTGTGAGTATGACAGATGGGGTAGTATCGGCAAGAGGCTGGCTGGAAAAGGGAGGATACAGGATCGGGATTACCGCACCGTCCGGTGCATATTTCTATTATGCACATCTGGACTCTTATGGAAGTTATCAGGAGGGGGACGAGGTGAAGGCAGGGGATATCATTGGATTTATGGGAAATACCGGATATGGTCCGGAGGGGACGAAAGGGATGTTTGCCACGCATCTGCATCTGGGGATTTATCTCTATCCGGACGGCGAAGAAACCAGCTACAATCCCTATTGGATTTTAAGACTTGCCGGGGAGAAAAAACTTTCCTGTTCTTTCTAA
- a CDS encoding RsmF rRNA methyltransferase first C-terminal domain-containing protein, translated as MNLPNEFEEKMKALLGDEFEDYIKCYDEPRYYGLRVNTEKISVEDFVKICPFEITPIPWIDNGFYYDGEKISPAKHPYYFAGLYYLQEPSAMTPANRLPVEPGDRVLDVCAAPGGKATELGAKLQNEGVLVANDISSSRARGLLKNLEVFGIGNMLVMSEEPGRLERYFSGYFDKILIDAPCSGEGMFRKDKKMVRAWEEHGPEFFSKLQRSIITQAARMLKPGGMMLYSTCTFDPLENEGTIEYLLGEYPEFEIQEIAEYEGFAPGRPEVTKSKDPDFAKTVRIFPHHMKGEGHYLALLKKSEDAICPSSPVAEQKAKKIPAELEEFFRDVKWDLKPWRLDIHGERVYYMPENLPELKGARFLRSGLLLGELKKKRFEPSQALAMNLKMEEYAHTLNLSSDDDRLMRYLKGETIDVEDLIPAKAKGWHLICTDGFPLGWGKVTNGTLKNKYLPGWRNQSA; from the coding sequence ATAAATTTACCAAATGAATTTGAAGAGAAGATGAAGGCACTCCTCGGAGATGAATTTGAGGATTATATAAAATGTTATGACGAGCCGAGATATTATGGACTTCGTGTGAATACGGAGAAGATTTCTGTGGAGGATTTTGTGAAAATCTGTCCGTTTGAGATCACACCGATCCCGTGGATCGACAACGGTTTTTACTATGACGGAGAGAAGATATCTCCTGCGAAGCATCCGTATTATTTTGCAGGACTTTATTACCTGCAGGAGCCGAGTGCAATGACACCGGCGAACCGTCTTCCGGTAGAACCGGGGGACCGGGTACTGGATGTCTGTGCCGCACCCGGTGGAAAAGCAACCGAGCTTGGAGCGAAGCTTCAGAACGAAGGTGTTCTGGTTGCAAATGATATCAGCAGCTCCAGAGCAAGAGGACTCTTAAAGAATCTGGAAGTTTTCGGAATCGGCAATATGCTGGTCATGAGTGAAGAACCTGGACGACTGGAACGCTATTTCAGCGGTTATTTTGACAAGATCCTGATCGATGCGCCGTGTTCCGGGGAAGGGATGTTCCGTAAGGATAAGAAGATGGTACGCGCCTGGGAAGAACATGGACCGGAATTTTTCTCGAAGCTGCAGAGAAGCATTATCACCCAGGCGGCAAGAATGTTAAAGCCGGGTGGCATGATGCTGTATTCAACCTGTACGTTTGATCCACTGGAGAATGAGGGGACGATCGAATATCTGCTCGGTGAATATCCGGAATTCGAGATTCAGGAAATCGCAGAATATGAAGGATTTGCACCGGGCAGGCCGGAAGTAACCAAGTCAAAGGATCCGGATTTTGCTAAGACTGTCCGTATTTTTCCACATCATATGAAAGGGGAGGGACATTACCTCGCACTGCTGAAAAAGAGTGAGGATGCAATCTGCCCGTCTTCCCCGGTCGCAGAGCAGAAAGCGAAGAAAATCCCGGCAGAGCTGGAGGAATTCTTCCGTGATGTAAAGTGGGATCTGAAGCCGTGGAGACTGGATATCCATGGAGAGCGCGTGTACTATATGCCGGAGAATCTTCCGGAACTGAAAGGCGCAAGATTTTTAAGAAGCGGACTTCTCCTTGGTGAACTGAAGAAAAAGCGTTTTGAACCGAGCCAGGCACTGGCGATGAACCTGAAAATGGAAGAGTACGCGCATACTTTGAACCTGTCTTCTGATGATGACCGACTGATGCGTTATCTGAAAGGCGAGACAATCGATGTGGAGGATCTGATTCCGGCTAAGGCAAAAGGCTGGCATCTGATCTGTACAGACGGTTTCCCGCTTGGATGGGGAAAAGTCACGAACGGAACTTTGAAGAACAAATATCTGCCTGGATGGAGGAATCAGTCTGCATGA
- a CDS encoding pseudouridine synthase, translated as MMRIDKYLAEMGQGTRSEIKKLIRSGRVMVDGETVKKPELKIDETTQKVSLEGKQIGYAKKEYYMLYKPAGVISATKDDRDKTVLDLITDKKRNDLFPVGRLDKDTEGLLLITNDGELAHRLLSPKKHVDKVYYAKVQGKVDESDVKAFADGVDIGDDTPAKSADLRILKSGEESEIELTITEGRFHQVKRMFHAVGKEVIYLKRLSMGSLALDKTLTKGEYRSLTEEEIKKLC; from the coding sequence ATGATGCGCATAGACAAATATCTTGCCGAGATGGGGCAGGGAACCAGAAGTGAAATCAAAAAGCTGATCCGCAGCGGACGTGTTATGGTTGATGGAGAGACGGTGAAAAAACCGGAACTTAAAATCGATGAGACTACACAGAAAGTAAGTCTTGAAGGAAAACAGATTGGATACGCTAAAAAAGAGTATTATATGCTCTATAAACCGGCAGGTGTTATTTCCGCAACAAAAGATGACCGGGACAAGACAGTTCTGGATCTGATCACAGATAAAAAAAGAAATGATCTGTTCCCGGTAGGACGTCTGGATAAGGACACGGAAGGACTTCTTCTGATCACCAATGACGGAGAACTGGCACACCGCCTGCTTTCCCCAAAAAAGCATGTGGATAAGGTGTATTATGCGAAAGTACAGGGAAAGGTAGATGAATCTGATGTGAAAGCATTTGCAGATGGAGTGGATATCGGAGACGATACGCCGGCTAAAAGCGCAGATCTTCGAATCCTGAAAAGTGGGGAGGAGTCGGAAATCGAGCTTACGATCACTGAAGGACGTTTCCATCAGGTGAAGCGGATGTTTCATGCAGTCGGCAAAGAGGTAATCTATCTGAAGCGGCTTTCTATGGGAAGCCTTGCTCTGGATAAGACACTTACAAAGGGAGAATACCGGTCACTGACCGAAGAGGAGATAAAAAAATTATGTTAG
- a CDS encoding HAD family hydrolase, translating to MLEHTKAVIFDLDGTLVDSMWVWTAIDEDYIRKYHLNPPEDFHEAMEGMSYTETAQYFLKIFPELPHTVEEIKKEWYDMSVDKYTKEVTLKPGVKEFLEMLKEKGIRTGIATSNDRKLVEEFLKARQITHLFDTICTSCEVNKGKPAPDVYLKAAGQLGADPSACLVFEDVPMGILAGKNAGMRVCAVDDWFSRPQDAKKRELADYFIHSYEDITNQTYEVL from the coding sequence ATGTTAGAGCATACTAAAGCTGTCATTTTTGATCTGGATGGGACTCTGGTAGATTCCATGTGGGTGTGGACAGCGATAGATGAAGATTATATCAGAAAATATCATCTGAATCCGCCGGAAGATTTTCATGAGGCAATGGAAGGGATGAGCTATACCGAGACAGCGCAGTACTTTTTGAAAATTTTTCCGGAGCTTCCGCATACTGTGGAGGAGATCAAAAAAGAATGGTATGATATGTCTGTGGATAAATATACAAAAGAGGTCACACTAAAGCCAGGGGTAAAGGAATTTCTGGAGATGCTGAAAGAGAAAGGGATCCGGACAGGAATCGCAACCAGCAATGACCGGAAACTGGTGGAAGAATTTTTAAAGGCAAGGCAGATCACCCATCTTTTCGATACGATCTGTACAAGCTGCGAAGTGAATAAAGGGAAACCGGCACCGGATGTTTATCTGAAGGCGGCTGGGCAGCTGGGTGCAGATCCTTCTGCCTGTCTGGTATTTGAAGATGTTCCGATGGGAATCCTTGCCGGGAAAAATGCAGGAATGCGTGTATGCGCGGTGGACGACTGGTTTTCACGCCCACAGGATGCGAAAAAGCGGGAACTTGCCGACTATTTTATTCACAGCTATGAAGACATTACCAATCAGACATACGAGGTATTATAA
- a CDS encoding YgiQ family radical SAM protein, whose product MNHGFLPISRKEMEERGWNQVDFVYVSGDAYVDHPSFGHAIITRLLEAHGFRVGIIAQPDWKDKESITEFGEPRLGFMVSAGNMDSMVNHYSVSKKRRQQDSYTPGGVMGKRPDYAAVVYGNLIRQTYKKTPIILGGIEASLRRLAHYDYWSNQLKRSILLDSGADLVSYGMGERSIIEIAEALDAGLDIKDITYIDGTVCKVKNLDSVYDAEILEPYEEMKKDKLLYAKSFYRQYCNTDPFSGKRLVEPYSDHLYVVQNPPAKPLTQQEMDDVYALPYMRTYHPSYETAGGVPAIREIKFSLISNRGCFGGCSFCALTFHQGRIIQTRSKESLIAEAKTFPEDPEFKGYIHDVGGPTANFRAPACKKQLKYGACTNKQCLFPKPCKNLIADHKEYLSILRDLRKIPGVKKVFIRSGIRFDYLLADPDDTFFKELCQYHVSGQLKVAPEHVADPVLQMMGKPENAVYERFTHKYEEINKRLGLKQYLVPYLMSSHPGSTMKEAVKLAEYLRDLGYMPEQVQDFYPTPSTISTCMYYTGVDPRTMKPVYVPKNPHEKAMQRALIQYRNPKNYDLVMEALRIADRMDLVGFDEKCLIRPRKLHSEKMQEKNGYSGRNHGGTHGGTDRKSKNPNGNNKNPGKTNGNYKNSNAGHKNTKPASTGNGRGESSSRPQKKKSIRNVHKRK is encoded by the coding sequence ATGAATCATGGATTTTTACCGATCAGCAGGAAAGAGATGGAAGAACGGGGGTGGAATCAGGTAGACTTTGTCTATGTAAGCGGAGATGCCTATGTAGACCACCCGTCTTTTGGACATGCGATCATCACCCGCCTTTTAGAGGCACATGGCTTCCGCGTGGGGATCATTGCACAGCCTGACTGGAAGGATAAAGAAAGTATTACAGAATTTGGAGAGCCGCGGCTTGGATTTATGGTGTCGGCGGGAAATATGGATTCCATGGTCAACCATTATTCTGTATCAAAGAAAAGACGGCAGCAGGATTCTTATACACCGGGCGGAGTGATGGGAAAGAGACCGGATTATGCAGCAGTTGTGTACGGCAATCTGATCCGTCAGACATATAAGAAGACACCAATCATTCTGGGTGGTATCGAGGCGAGTCTTAGAAGACTTGCACATTATGATTACTGGTCCAACCAGCTTAAGCGTTCCATTCTTCTGGATTCGGGTGCAGACCTGGTTTCTTATGGAATGGGTGAACGCTCGATCATTGAGATTGCAGAGGCACTGGATGCCGGACTGGATATCAAGGACATTACCTATATCGATGGAACAGTCTGCAAGGTCAAGAATTTGGACAGTGTGTATGATGCAGAGATTCTGGAACCGTATGAAGAGATGAAAAAAGATAAGCTCCTGTACGCCAAAAGCTTTTACAGACAGTACTGCAACACAGATCCATTTTCCGGAAAGCGGCTGGTTGAGCCCTATTCGGATCATCTGTATGTGGTACAGAACCCTCCGGCAAAACCGCTGACCCAGCAGGAGATGGATGATGTCTACGCACTTCCTTACATGCGGACCTACCATCCATCTTATGAGACGGCAGGTGGAGTTCCGGCAATCCGGGAGATCAAATTCAGTCTGATCAGCAACAGGGGATGTTTTGGAGGCTGCAGTTTTTGTGCACTGACATTCCATCAGGGAAGGATCATTCAGACACGAAGTAAGGAATCACTGATCGCTGAAGCAAAGACATTTCCGGAAGATCCGGAATTCAAAGGATATATTCATGATGTAGGCGGACCGACCGCGAACTTCCGTGCACCGGCATGTAAGAAACAGTTAAAATATGGGGCATGTACGAACAAACAGTGTCTTTTTCCAAAGCCGTGTAAAAATCTGATCGCAGATCATAAAGAATACTTAAGCATTCTCAGGGATCTCAGAAAGATACCTGGAGTCAAAAAAGTATTTATCCGTTCCGGTATCCGGTTTGACTATCTGCTGGCGGATCCGGATGACACGTTTTTCAAAGAACTGTGTCAGTATCATGTCAGCGGTCAGCTGAAAGTTGCACCGGAGCATGTAGCAGACCCGGTTCTTCAGATGATGGGCAAGCCGGAAAATGCGGTTTATGAACGTTTTACCCACAAATACGAAGAGATCAATAAAAGGCTAGGACTTAAACAGTATCTGGTTCCGTATCTGATGTCGTCCCATCCAGGTTCTACTATGAAAGAAGCGGTAAAGCTTGCCGAATACCTGCGGGATCTCGGTTATATGCCGGAGCAGGTACAGGATTTCTACCCGACACCGTCTACGATTTCCACTTGTATGTATTATACCGGTGTAGATCCGCGGACGATGAAGCCGGTGTATGTGCCGAAGAATCCGCATGAAAAAGCGATGCAGAGAGCACTGATCCAGTACCGGAACCCGAAGAATTATGATCTGGTCATGGAGGCACTGCGAATTGCGGATCGTATGGATCTGGTAGGATTCGATGAAAAATGTCTGATCCGTCCGAGAAAGCTTCATTCGGAAAAAATGCAGGAGAAGAATGGATACAGCGGAAGAAACCATGGCGGAACTCATGGCGGTACGGACCGAAAGAGCAAAAACCCGAATGGAAATAACAAAAATCCAGGAAAGACAAACGGAAATTATAAAAATTCAAATGCAGGGCATAAGAATACAAAGCCTGCATCTACAGGAAACGGCAGAGGTGAGTCCTCGTCAAGACCGCAGAAAAAGAAATCCATCCGTAATGTACACAAACGGAAGTAG